In Notolabrus celidotus isolate fNotCel1 chromosome 8, fNotCel1.pri, whole genome shotgun sequence, a genomic segment contains:
- the LOC117817413 gene encoding histone H1-like — protein sequence MAEQAPAPATAPAKAAKKKAPKPKKAGPSVSELIVTAVSASKERSGVSAAALKKVLAAGGYDVDKNKARVKTAIKSLVAKGTLVQVKGTGASGSFKMSKKVAEKKPAKKVAPKAKKPAAAKKPKAAAAKKPVAAKKSPKKVKKPAAAKKPTKSPKKATKSPKKATKSPKKPTKSPKKVVKKAPAAKKAPAKKVAKPKVKKVAAKKK from the coding sequence ATGGCAGAACAAGCTCCAGCCCCAGCCACCGCCCCGGCCAAGGCGGCCAAGAAGAAGGCTCCCAAGCCGAAGAAGGCGGGCCCCAGCGTCAGCGAGCTCATCGTTACAGCTGTGTCCGCGTCCAAGGAGCGGAGCGGCGTGTCCGCGGCCGCCCTCAAGAAGGTCCTGGCTGCAGGAGGATACGATGTGGACAAGAACAAGGCCCGCGTCAAGACTGCTATTAAGAGTCTGGTGGCAAAGGGCACTCTGGTCCAGGTTAAGGGAACCGGGGCCTCCGGATCTTTCAAGATGAGCAAGAAGGTCGCAGAGAAGAAACCGGCTAAGAAAGTCGCTCCTAAAGCCAAGAAACCTGCAGCGGCCAAGAAGCCTAAGGCAGCGGCAGCTAAGAAGCCAGTAGCCGCTAAGAAGTCCCCGAAGAAGGTCAAGAAACCCGCGGCGGCCAAGAAACCAACCAAGAGCCCCAAGAAGGCCACCAAGAGCCCCAAGAAGGCCACCAAGAGCCCCAAGAAGCCCACCAAGAGTCCTAAGAAAGTGGTCAAGAAGGCTCCTGCAGCCAAGAAAGCCCCCGCAAAGAAGGTTGCCAAGCCTAAAGTCAAGAAGGTAGCAGCCAAGAAGAAGTGA